A region from the Inhella inkyongensis genome encodes:
- a CDS encoding glycosyltransferase family 4 protein translates to MNSATHILKPSLRSSFPAPGRARAVDLELPLHALDAQRPLRIALVTETYPPEVNGVALSVARLVEGLRGRGHHVHLVRPRQPEHDATRPADDAATETLVAGLPIPRYPELRLGLPATGRLLKLWRQQQPDLVHIATEGPLGWAAQRAADRLGMPVISEFRTNFHAYSQHYGLAWLRPLIEGYLRRFHNRCALTMVPSEAQRQRLVALGFERLLVVARGVDTERFNPRWRSQALRQQWGAEPDTPVLLSVGRLAAEKNLNLLIKAYEGLLQQNPQARLVLVGHGPERERLQQACPQAIFSGQKTGMELAEHYASADLFGFPSLTETFGNVVPEAMASGLPVVAFDEAAAALLLRDGAGLLLNPGDEEGFCQAVASLGTHPAQRHSMARRALCTVADHGWERIVSEVEAQYRQHLQALIP, encoded by the coding sequence ATGAACAGCGCCACCCACATCCTCAAGCCCAGCCTCCGCTCCTCCTTCCCTGCGCCGGGCCGTGCGCGGGCGGTGGACCTGGAGCTGCCCCTGCATGCACTGGATGCACAACGCCCCTTGAGGATCGCGCTGGTCACCGAGACGTATCCGCCGGAAGTCAATGGCGTAGCCCTCAGCGTGGCCCGGCTGGTGGAAGGCCTGCGCGGCCGCGGCCATCACGTGCATCTGGTGCGCCCCCGCCAGCCCGAGCACGATGCCACCCGCCCCGCGGACGATGCCGCCACGGAGACCCTGGTGGCCGGGCTGCCCATTCCGCGCTACCCCGAACTGCGGCTCGGGCTGCCCGCCACCGGACGCTTGCTCAAGCTGTGGCGTCAGCAGCAGCCGGATCTGGTCCACATTGCCACCGAAGGGCCGCTGGGCTGGGCCGCGCAGCGAGCCGCAGATCGCCTGGGCATGCCCGTAATCAGCGAATTCCGCACCAACTTCCACGCGTACAGCCAGCACTACGGACTGGCCTGGCTGCGCCCCCTGATCGAAGGCTATCTGCGTCGCTTCCACAACCGCTGCGCGCTCACCATGGTGCCCTCCGAAGCCCAACGCCAGCGCCTGGTCGCGCTGGGCTTCGAACGCCTGTTGGTGGTGGCCCGCGGGGTCGACACCGAGCGTTTCAACCCGCGCTGGCGCAGCCAAGCCCTGCGCCAGCAGTGGGGCGCCGAGCCCGATACCCCGGTGTTGCTCAGCGTCGGACGGTTGGCCGCCGAGAAAAACCTGAACCTGCTGATCAAGGCCTACGAGGGCTTGCTCCAGCAAAATCCCCAAGCTCGCCTGGTGCTGGTGGGCCACGGTCCCGAACGCGAGCGCTTGCAACAGGCCTGCCCGCAAGCCATTTTTTCCGGTCAAAAGACTGGCATGGAGCTGGCCGAGCACTACGCCAGCGCCGACTTGTTCGGCTTTCCAAGCCTGACCGAGACCTTTGGCAATGTGGTGCCCGAAGCCATGGCCAGCGGTCTGCCCGTAGTCGCTTTCGACGAAGCCGCCGCCGCCCTGCTGCTGCGCGACGGGGCCGGCTTACTGCTGAACCCGGGCGATGAAGAGGGCTTCTGCCAGGCCGTGGCCAGTCTGGGCACCCATCCGGCGCAGCGTCACAGCATGGCGCGCCGGGCGCTGTGCACGGTGGCCGACCATGGCTGGGAACGCATCGTCAGCGAAGTGGAGGCGCAATACCGGCAGCATCTGCAGGCCCTGATCCCCTGA
- a CDS encoding winged helix-turn-helix domain-containing protein, which produces MTLLSLSSADPDLSQLLQAASASGALVAHTSDPEQAQRWLDTLAPDLLLTEASLFARLRTPTCPVLNWTGDARQTRHQLQAWLPALQSSAVVTVLGDVEADLQLGVVRHRTPDGLRRQAAVPAQELRLMIALMRRAGRVVSRGELLDSVWPVHAKPLPRTVDQTVRRLRVGLQPLGLAERLRSLRGLGYRFDPL; this is translated from the coding sequence GTGACCCTGCTCTCCCTGAGCAGCGCCGACCCTGATCTGAGCCAGTTGCTGCAGGCCGCCAGCGCCAGTGGGGCTTTGGTGGCCCATACCAGCGACCCCGAACAGGCCCAGCGCTGGCTCGACACCTTGGCCCCGGATCTGCTGCTGACCGAGGCCAGCCTGTTTGCCCGCTTGCGCACGCCCACATGCCCGGTGCTGAACTGGACGGGTGACGCGCGCCAGACCCGCCACCAATTGCAGGCTTGGCTGCCCGCGCTGCAAAGCAGCGCGGTAGTAACCGTGCTCGGCGACGTCGAGGCCGATCTGCAACTCGGGGTGGTGCGCCACCGCACCCCGGATGGATTGCGCCGCCAGGCCGCCGTACCGGCTCAGGAGCTGCGTTTGATGATTGCGCTGATGCGCCGTGCCGGGCGCGTGGTGAGCCGCGGCGAGTTGCTGGACAGCGTCTGGCCCGTGCACGCCAAGCCTCTTCCCCGCACCGTGGACCAGACCGTACGCCGTTTGCGCGTGGGCCTGCAGCCCCTGGGCCTGGCCGAGCGCTTGCGCTCGCTGCGCGGCCTGGGCTACCGCTTTGACCCGCTCTGA
- a CDS encoding aminotransferase class III-fold pyridoxal phosphate-dependent enzyme — translation MTEALNLSALAAGLTAAGLLGHRVWQRLQLSRAKHPSLTGHARMARRMGRWLPGYHFDADDFFQADGAGAEVVARRQAGFERLSTQLSTRHPQSVAASRALRQGLSDLQFTSAYRVPYPFSPLVREQLPLGSVFERTEGHRVIDLDGQVFDDLSGSYGVNLFGHEFYKRNLQEAQQRALPLGMLLGAYHPATLDVVQRLRRLSGQDEVSFHMSGTEAVMQAVRLARYHSGKQKLVRFCGAYHGWWGEVQPGPGNPTPADHTYTLRDMSERSLRVLKSRRDIACVLVNPLQALHPNQAAPGDSSLVGQRQLKGADLKAYADWLRQLRQVCTERGIALIFDEVFVGFRLAPGGAQQLFGVQADLVTYGKTLGGGLPVGVLCGQARWMKRFRAERPADLCFARGTFNAHPQVICAMQVFLEQLERPEVQALYTKLNEQWTARAQQLNLALHQAGHPVGVAQLGTIWALQFNAPGRYHWMLQFYLRAQGLLLSWVGSGRIVWSLDYSQADFDAVCQRVLAACAQMRQDGWWDGAPAAPQLKRRLLKEIWQAWRA, via the coding sequence ATGACAGAAGCTTTGAACCTCAGCGCCCTGGCCGCCGGCCTGACGGCAGCCGGACTCCTGGGCCACCGTGTCTGGCAACGGCTGCAGCTCTCGCGCGCCAAGCACCCTTCGCTCACCGGGCACGCGCGCATGGCGCGCCGGATGGGACGCTGGCTACCGGGCTACCACTTTGACGCCGATGACTTCTTCCAAGCCGATGGAGCCGGTGCCGAAGTCGTGGCCCGGCGGCAAGCCGGCTTCGAACGGCTGTCCACCCAGCTGAGCACACGGCACCCGCAGTCCGTTGCCGCCAGCCGCGCCCTGCGCCAGGGCCTGAGCGACCTGCAATTCACCAGCGCTTACCGCGTGCCCTACCCTTTCAGCCCGCTGGTGCGCGAACAGCTGCCGCTGGGCAGCGTGTTCGAACGCACCGAGGGCCACCGCGTCATCGACCTGGATGGGCAGGTGTTTGACGACTTGAGCGGCAGCTACGGCGTCAATCTCTTTGGCCATGAGTTCTACAAGCGGAACTTGCAGGAGGCACAGCAACGCGCGCTGCCCCTGGGTATGTTGCTCGGCGCCTATCACCCGGCCACCTTGGATGTGGTGCAACGGCTGCGGCGTCTCTCCGGCCAAGACGAGGTGAGCTTTCATATGTCAGGCACCGAGGCCGTCATGCAGGCGGTGCGCCTGGCGCGCTATCACAGTGGCAAGCAAAAGCTGGTGCGCTTTTGTGGCGCCTACCACGGCTGGTGGGGCGAGGTGCAGCCCGGCCCCGGCAACCCGACCCCCGCCGACCACACCTACACCCTGCGCGACATGAGCGAGCGCAGCCTGCGCGTGCTGAAGAGCCGCCGCGACATCGCCTGCGTGCTGGTCAACCCCCTGCAGGCCCTGCACCCCAACCAGGCGGCGCCGGGCGACAGCAGCCTGGTCGGCCAGCGGCAGCTCAAGGGCGCCGACCTGAAGGCCTATGCCGACTGGCTGCGCCAACTGCGCCAGGTTTGCACCGAGCGGGGCATCGCCCTCATCTTTGATGAGGTCTTTGTTGGCTTCCGCCTCGCTCCCGGCGGCGCGCAGCAGCTCTTTGGTGTGCAGGCTGATCTGGTGACCTACGGCAAGACCTTGGGCGGCGGCCTGCCGGTGGGCGTGCTCTGTGGCCAGGCCCGCTGGATGAAACGATTTCGCGCCGAGCGCCCGGCCGATCTGTGCTTCGCGCGGGGCACCTTCAACGCCCACCCTCAGGTCATCTGTGCCATGCAGGTGTTCTTGGAGCAACTGGAAAGGCCAGAGGTCCAGGCCCTCTACACCAAGCTGAACGAGCAATGGACCGCACGGGCCCAGCAGCTCAATCTGGCCTTGCATCAAGCGGGCCATCCTGTTGGGGTGGCGCAGCTTGGGACCATCTGGGCGCTGCAGTTCAACGCCCCCGGTCGCTACCACTGGATGCTGCAGTTCTACTTGCGCGCGCAGGGCCTGCTGCTGTCCTGGGTGGGTAGCGGCCGCATCGTCTGGAGCCTGGACTACAGCCAGGCCGACTTCGATGCGGTGTGCCAGCGCGTCCTGGCGGCTTGCGCCCAGATGCGGCAGGACGGCTGGTGGGATGGGGCACCCGCCGCGCCACAACTCAAGCGCCGCCTCCTCAAAGAGATCTGGCAGGCCTGGAGGGCCTGA
- the asd gene encoding archaetidylserine decarboxylase (Phosphatidylserine decarboxylase is synthesized as a single chain precursor. Generation of the pyruvoyl active site from a Ser is coupled to cleavage of a Gly-Ser bond between the larger (beta) and smaller (alpha chains). It is an integral membrane protein.): MKNQTHALPKRRWRDALLLNEDLNFLLTNRIPRRWATQAMGWWSGIRSPWLTRASIALWRLFTDLDLSEAKHSKFHSLRECFIRELKPGARPIADGPEWLTSPCDALVGACGPIAQGLVLQAKGMPYTLSELLGSAADAVEFEGGQFVTLRLTSAMYHRLHAPDAGRIEQVRYISGDTWNVNPIALARIERLFCRNERAVMRLRLHDGPQLLMVPVAAILVASLRLHCLGDEPYPRRRGACETPCAAQVQRGEELGWFEHGSTVVMLLPPGFELLSGEGQTLRMGQALVRRLPVIRAS, from the coding sequence ATGAAAAACCAGACCCACGCCTTGCCCAAGCGCCGCTGGCGCGATGCCCTGTTGCTCAATGAGGACTTGAACTTCCTGCTCACCAACCGCATCCCGCGGCGCTGGGCCACCCAGGCCATGGGCTGGTGGTCCGGCATTCGCTCGCCCTGGCTGACGCGGGCGTCCATCGCCCTCTGGCGCCTGTTCACCGACCTGGACTTGAGCGAAGCCAAACACAGCAAGTTCCATAGCCTGCGCGAGTGCTTCATCCGTGAGCTCAAGCCGGGCGCGCGCCCGATTGCGGACGGGCCGGAGTGGCTCACCAGCCCCTGTGACGCCTTGGTGGGGGCGTGCGGCCCGATTGCCCAGGGCCTGGTGCTGCAGGCCAAGGGCATGCCCTATACGCTGAGCGAGTTGCTAGGAAGTGCCGCCGATGCGGTCGAGTTCGAGGGCGGTCAGTTTGTGACCCTGCGCCTGACCTCCGCGATGTACCACCGCTTGCACGCCCCGGATGCCGGGCGCATCGAGCAGGTGCGCTACATCAGCGGTGACACGTGGAATGTCAATCCCATCGCGCTGGCGCGCATCGAGCGCCTGTTCTGCCGCAATGAGCGGGCCGTGATGCGCCTGCGCCTGCACGACGGCCCACAACTGCTGATGGTGCCGGTGGCGGCCATCCTGGTGGCTAGCCTGCGGCTGCATTGCCTGGGCGATGAGCCCTATCCACGCCGCCGGGGCGCCTGCGAGACGCCCTGTGCCGCCCAGGTGCAGCGGGGCGAGGAACTGGGCTGGTTCGAGCATGGCTCCACCGTGGTGATGCTGCTGCCCCCCGGGTTTGAGCTGTTGAGTGGCGAGGGGCAGACATTGCGCATGGGTCAGGCGCTTGTACGTCGCTTGCCCGTCATCAGGGCGTCTTGA